Proteins co-encoded in one bacterium genomic window:
- a CDS encoding acetoin utilization protein AcuC, whose protein sequence is MVETALIWDDALATYRFRPDHPLNPRRLELTVGLIRTLGLVGDEARPVLAPRTATDAELLAVHAPEYVDAVKRLSEPGARDLDGLEWGIGTEDTPVVEGMHEMAALVAGATLVAAEAVMTGRVRRAFNPAGGLHHAFRARASGFCVYNDLAVAIRWIQREFGARVMYIDYDAHHGDGVQSIFYEDPEVLTVSFHESGAYLFPGTGFIDELGAGDGYGYSVNVPLDAHTEDDSWRAAFSTLVPKLADAFRPDVIVLQNGCDGHVLDPLTHLRATTRLFEDLVRVVCDVADRHCDGRIVATGGGGYAIHTVVPRAWTLVWGVLCGEPAPDEIPERFVQAVREETGAPVPTTLRDPEDAFAPWPQRAEVEALNAQTVRYVLRRVMPLLTGWGLAF, encoded by the coding sequence GTGGTCGAAACGGCGCTGATCTGGGACGACGCCCTCGCGACGTACCGCTTTCGACCGGACCATCCCTTGAACCCGCGGCGTCTCGAGCTGACCGTCGGCCTCATCCGTACGCTCGGGCTCGTCGGCGACGAGGCGCGACCCGTGCTTGCGCCGCGCACGGCGACGGATGCGGAGCTGCTCGCTGTGCACGCGCCGGAGTACGTGGACGCGGTCAAACGCCTGTCCGAGCCGGGCGCCCGCGACCTGGATGGGCTCGAATGGGGGATCGGAACGGAGGACACGCCCGTCGTCGAGGGCATGCACGAAATGGCGGCCCTGGTCGCGGGCGCGACGCTGGTCGCCGCCGAGGCCGTGATGACCGGACGGGTGCGGCGGGCGTTCAACCCGGCGGGCGGACTGCACCACGCGTTCCGCGCGCGGGCGTCCGGCTTCTGCGTCTACAACGACCTCGCTGTCGCCATCCGCTGGATCCAGCGCGAGTTCGGCGCGCGCGTCATGTACATCGACTACGACGCGCACCACGGCGACGGCGTGCAGTCCATCTTCTACGAGGACCCGGAGGTCCTGACGGTCTCGTTCCACGAGAGCGGGGCGTACCTGTTCCCGGGCACCGGGTTCATCGACGAGCTGGGCGCGGGCGATGGCTACGGCTACTCCGTCAACGTTCCCCTGGATGCGCATACGGAGGACGACTCGTGGCGGGCCGCGTTCTCGACGCTGGTCCCGAAGCTCGCGGACGCGTTCCGGCCGGATGTGATCGTGCTCCAGAACGGCTGCGACGGCCACGTGCTGGATCCGTTGACCCATCTCCGCGCCACGACGCGGCTGTTCGAGGATCTGGTGCGGGTGGTGTGCGACGTGGCGGACCGCCACTGCGACGGGCGGATCGTTGCGACGGGGGGCGGCGGCTACGCGATCCACACGGTGGTCCCGCGGGCCTGGACGCTCGTGTGGGGCGTGCTGTGCGGCGAGCCCGCGCCCGATGAGATCCCGGAGCGGTTCGTGCAGGCCGTGCGAGAGGAAACCGGAGCGCCCGTGCCGACGACGCTGCGCGATCCCGAGGACGCGTTCGCGCCGTGGCCTCAGCGCGCCGAGGTCGAGGCGCTGAACGCCCAGACGGTGCGCTACGTGCTGCGCAGGGTGATGCCGCTCCTCACTGGGTGGGGACTCGCCTTCTGA
- a CDS encoding acetoin utilization protein AcuB: protein MLVRSRMTRDVITASPTMTVAEAIAITREHRIRHLPVVERDRLVGVASDRDLRLAIPAQGSMPDRERQALMESTRVADVMVREVITVAPDAPVEEAAALLAEHRIGCLPVLSDGRLVGILTETDVLRAFVELFRAQGPSSRIEVRMPDRPGELARVVRLIGVDFKINITGLVVPPLSEGEALAIIHLQTLDPRDVIEALEKLGYEVGWPSLG, encoded by the coding sequence ATGCTCGTGCGCAGCCGGATGACCCGCGATGTCATCACCGCCTCGCCCACGATGACCGTGGCAGAAGCGATCGCCATCACGCGGGAGCACCGTATTCGGCACCTGCCCGTCGTGGAGCGGGACCGGCTGGTCGGAGTGGCGAGCGACCGGGACCTGCGCCTGGCGATCCCGGCGCAGGGCAGCATGCCGGACCGGGAGCGACAAGCGCTGATGGAATCCACCCGCGTCGCGGATGTAATGGTGAGGGAGGTGATCACCGTCGCGCCGGACGCGCCGGTGGAGGAAGCGGCCGCGCTGCTCGCGGAGCACAGGATCGGCTGCTTGCCGGTGCTGTCGGACGGGCGGCTGGTCGGGATCCTGACCGAGACGGACGTGTTGCGCGCCTTCGTCGAACTGTTCCGCGCCCAAGGTCCATCCAGCCGGATCGAGGTCCGGATGCCGGACAGGCCGGGCGAGCTGGCGCGGGTCGTGCGTCTGATCGGTGTGGATTTCAAGATCAACATCACGGGCCTGGTCGTGCCGCCCCTCAGCGAGGGTGAAGCGCTGGCCATCATCCATCTCCAGACGCTGGACCCGCGCGATGTGATCGAGGCGCTGGAGAAGCTGGGCTACGAGGTGGGTTGGCCGTCCCTGGGCTGA